One Beggiatoa leptomitoformis DNA segment encodes these proteins:
- the nifE gene encoding nitrogenase iron-molybdenum cofactor biosynthesis protein NifE, with protein sequence MTMKAKDIAELLNEPACTHNKKEKSGCARPKPGSTAGGCAFDGAQIALLPIADVAHIVHGPIACAGSSWDNRGTRSSGSTLYRLGMTTDLTENDIIMGRAEKRLFHAIKQAVEEHNPSAVFVYNTCVPALIGDDIEAVCKSAQERWGTPVVPVDSAGFYGTKNLGNRIGGEAMVKYVVGTREPDPLPTCTENAGMKVHSVNLVGEYNIAGEFWHVLPLLDELGLRVLCTLSGDARYREVQTMHRAEVTMMVCSKAMLNVARKLEDQYKIPWFEGSFYGITDTSQALRDFARVINDPDLIERTEKLIVREETRIRAALIPWRERLKGKRVLLYTGGVKSWSVVSALQDLGMVVVATGTKKSTEEDKERIKEIMGKDAKMIDDGNPRALLNVFKEYKADILIAGGRNMYTALKAKIPFLDINQEREFGYEGYEGMLELVRQLALTIESPIWSAVRQPAPWKTPLQPSIA encoded by the coding sequence ATGACCATGAAGGCGAAAGATATTGCTGAATTGCTCAATGAGCCAGCATGTACGCACAATAAGAAAGAAAAATCAGGCTGCGCACGTCCTAAGCCGGGTTCAACGGCGGGTGGTTGCGCGTTTGACGGCGCACAAATCGCTTTGTTACCCATTGCGGATGTTGCTCATATCGTTCATGGTCCTATCGCCTGTGCGGGCAGTTCTTGGGACAATCGCGGTACACGTTCATCTGGTTCAACATTGTATCGTTTAGGCATGACAACCGATTTAACCGAAAACGATATTATTATGGGACGGGCAGAAAAACGCCTATTTCATGCGATTAAACAAGCTGTTGAAGAACATAATCCTTCAGCGGTATTTGTGTATAACACTTGTGTTCCCGCGTTGATTGGTGATGATATTGAGGCTGTGTGTAAATCTGCTCAGGAACGGTGGGGTACACCTGTTGTACCTGTTGATTCTGCTGGTTTTTATGGCACAAAGAATTTAGGTAATCGTATCGGTGGCGAGGCGATGGTCAAATACGTGGTCGGTACACGCGAACCTGACCCCCTGCCAACCTGTACAGAAAACGCTGGTATGAAAGTTCACAGCGTTAATTTGGTCGGTGAATATAATATTGCGGGCGAGTTTTGGCATGTTTTGCCCCTCTTAGATGAATTGGGTTTACGGGTTCTCTGTACCTTATCAGGCGATGCGCGTTATAGAGAAGTGCAAACCATGCACCGCGCCGAAGTGACGATGATGGTCTGTTCTAAGGCCATGTTAAATGTGGCACGTAAACTCGAAGATCAGTACAAAATTCCTTGGTTTGAGGGTAGTTTTTACGGCATTACGGATACTTCTCAAGCCCTCCGTGATTTTGCGCGTGTCATTAATGACCCAGACTTGATTGAACGCACTGAAAAGTTAATCGTGCGTGAAGAAACACGTATCCGTGCGGCACTTATCCCTTGGCGGGAACGCTTAAAAGGTAAGCGAGTGTTGCTTTATACGGGTGGTGTTAAATCATGGTCTGTGGTGTCTGCTTTGCAGGATTTAGGCATGGTCGTTGTTGCTACAGGCACAAAAAAATCTACGGAAGAAGATAAGGAACGGATCAAGGAAATTATGGGCAAGGATGCCAAAATGATTGATGATGGCAACCCGCGTGCGTTACTGAATGTCTTTAAGGAATACAAGGCAGATATTCTGATTGCGGGTGGTCGAAATATGTACACTGCGCTAAAAGCTAAAATTCCCTTCTTGGATATTAACCAAGAACGCGAGTTTGGTTATGAAGGTTATGAAGGCATGTTAGAACTCGTGCGCCAATTAGCATTGACTATTGAAAGTCCTATTTGGTCGGCCGTTCGTCAGCCCGCCCCTTGGAAAACCCCCTTGCAACCGTCTATTGCTTAG